DNA from Rubripirellula lacrimiformis:
GCCAGTTCGCGGATCGCCGTCTTGGCGTCGTCCCTATCGGGATTCGCCAAGCAACATCCCGACCTGGAACTGGTTTACCTGGACGGAACTCGCGCAGACGAAGGCGAATCGTTGGCACCCTGGCTGGCAGCATCCGGCATCGAAGCCAAACGGGTGCGCCCCCGTGATAGCGACGCTGAAATGGTACGGCTAAGCGAAGAAGTCCAGCAACGCGGCGATGAATCCGATCAACCACCGATCGTGGTCGTGATCGATCCCCTGGAACGGTTCCGCGATCTCCGCCAAGATGAATCGTTCAGCTTCTCGTTAGACGCCGCCCCAGGTGGCGGTGGCGGGCCGGCCGCTTTCCAAAGTCTGCTTCGCGATGGACCACCATCCGGCGTGTTCGTCATGCTGGTTTGCGGGTCCGCAGAAACGCTGTCGCGATGGCTACCACGCGGCAGCCAACACGACCTAGAACTTCGTGTCGTCGGCCAAATGAACCAGTCCGATTCGTCACTGCTGATCGATTCGCCAATCGCGTCCGAACTATCAGCCGCCACCATGCTGATGTACGACGACGCAGACGGACGGATCAGCAAATTCCGACAATGCTCGCTGCCCGACCCCAAGGAAGTGTCCCAGTGGCTGGGCCGCGAAAGCCTTGCCAGCGATGACTAGCGCGACCACGCGGCGTCTGCGTTGATGTTGCGCCACGATTGGCCGAACCGAATCATCGTTGGGATCATGGGAGAAAAAGGAGCCCGCCGAGTCCTTGCGGCAGCCGGGCGGGCCACAGAGACCCGATCGGCGACCTACCGCAGCGTCGTCATTTCTTCTCTCGGCGAACGTTTTCGAATCGAATCTGCTTCAGCCCCTTGGGCGGTGTTTGCGATGACTGCATTCGATCTCGCAGTTGCTTGGACAATCGATTCACGACGTCGGCATGCTGGGCGTCGTTGGCCAAGTTATGCATTTCCGCGGGATCGCTACGAACATCGTACAGCTCGCGTCCACCCTTCGCTTCGTCGCCCCATTCGGTATAGCGATAGTCCGCAACACGCAGCGAAAAACCATCGTTCAATTGCGACAGCGCCGATGTTCGCGTTGCCTTGCTGGGGTCTGCCAAGGTCGCCGCCAAGCTGATTCCCGACACCGACGCAGGCGCCTGCAACGACGTCAGTTCAGCCAACGTGGGATAGAAGTCGACCATCTCGGCCATCGACGCCGACGTTTCGCCTTTCGCGATTCCGGGACCGGCAAAGATCAACGGCACGCGTGTCGCATTTTCGAACAGGGTCAGCTTCTGGTAGTGACCGTGTTCGCCCATGTGATACCCATGGTCCGACGTGAAGACGACGACGGTGTTCTGATCCAATCCGGTTTGTTCTAACGTTTCCAAGACATGCCCCAACTGGGCGTCGGCAAACGTGATCGATGCATAGTAGGCCTGGATCGCCTGCCGAGCCAAGTTTGGATCCAAGTTCCATTGGTTCTTTCGGCCGGCAACGGTCTTACCAGCGGCCGGCGGGATCGTTTCGAGATAATCGTCGGGGACCTTGGGAATCTGGATCTCGTCGATCGGGTACATCTCGAAATACCGTTTAGGCGCCACGTAGGGCGTGTGTGGCCGAAACAAACCCACCGCCAAGAAGAACGGCGTTTGGTCGGCGGCATGCTGTTTCAACACCCGCTGTGCTTCGGCGGCGGCGATGCCATCGGTTTGCTCGCTGTCGTCACCATCGGCGGCCAACCAGCTAAGTGTGCCACCAAAACTGCCCGGGACCAACGATGTGATCTTGTCGTGTTCGTTGCGATCGCGACCGCGCGGGTTGACCGTATAGTCCCACGAATACGGATCATCATGTCCCGAGGTCCCGATATGCAGCGGCACGTTGTAATGAAAGATCTTGCCAACGCGGGTCGCGGTGTAGTTTGCATCCCGAAACATCTGCGCGATCGTTTTCACGTTCGGCACATGTTCGCGAATGTAGATCGCGTTTCGGGTCACCAAGGTTTGATCGGGATACATTCCCGTCATGAAGGATGCCCGACTGGGACCGCACAGCGGATACTGGCAATAGGCGTTTTCAAACCGAACACCGCGCTGGGCCAACCGATCCATGTTGGGCGTTTTGACCTGGGGATGCCCATAGGAACCGATATCACAGTTCAGGTCATCGCAGATCAGGAACAGCACGTTGGTTGGCTGGGCGGCGACCGCCAATTCCGCCATCCCCAGGCCACCAAGAACAAAGCCAATCCACAGCCAAGGGAAACGGAGGATCGTGCGAGAAAAAAATGTCCGCCTCCTTTCGCCGGAAACCGGCCCTACGGGTGCTTTGCACAAAAGGGGTCGGACGCTTGATTTCCGTTTAGACCTTGAACGGGCACTCGGCGAGATCATCACAGGCGACTTTCGAAACATGGAAAGGAGGGGCGGCAGGGCGAGGCGGGAACGCGATGCGGGCATAAAAAAACGGCACTTCCGATCGAAATCGAAAGCACCGTTAATGTATTCCACCTGGATCGGCCGTGCCGAAACTAGCTCAGCTTGTCGCCCCGGGCGTGCTTGGCCAGCGTTTCCTGGTATCGCTTTTTGCCTTCTTCGACCGATTTGCGGATCGCCTTGGTGCTTTCCTCGGACTCTTTGCGAAGTTCGGCGATCATTTCCAGCGATTCGATCTGGAACCCGCTGATCGCTTCCACCAATTTCTGGACCGATTCGGGATTGATCGTGCTGCCGTATCCGGCCCGCAAAGCGGCCCGTTCCAGTTCACGCCCCAGCGTCGCGACATCTTCCAATCCCTTGTTGACGCCTTCCTTCATCGCTTCGGTGGCCTGGGTGACTTCGTGCAGCCCATGCTGGCTGGTGTAGACCGTTCCCAAGATGGTGAAGACGTGTTCGTTGGTCGTGAAGAATGTCACGGCCCGACGATAGACTCGTTCCTTCACATCGTGAGTCTGTTTCAGCTTGGTGATCAACGTTTCGCCGACGTCGTAACCGATTTCAAGGTTTTCGGCGATGTCTTTCAACAACTGATAGGTCTCGTCTTCTTTCTCGTACTTGAATCGCGCTTCGTCGCGTCGCAATTCGGCTTGGCTCTTGCCACCTTGGTCGTCGCCGGCGTATTCGTCCAACGCTTTCTGGCTGTCGGCCAAGCCCGCTTTGGCGGCTTCTAGAATCGGCCCATGGGTGTCCAGAATTTCGCGAGCCAAGACTTCGGCTTCCTTCAATGCGAAGCGGAAGTCAATGTAGCCTTCCATGATCGCTTCTTCGCTCTTGAGCGCCTGCTTGGTGTCCTTAGCCACCTCGCTGTAGGTTTCGACGATCTGTTCGAATCGATCGTTTGGCGTTCCGCGACGCATCTTCATCCACCAATTGGACACCTTTTCGGTGCCGCTGATCTTGCCGTCATCCAACTGCATGATCAATCGTTTGCTATCTTCGCGGACCGAATCGAACATCTGAGTGATGTCCATGTATCGGTTCCCGATTTTGATGCTTTCGACGTTCTCTCGCACCAACTGGTTGAACGAACTCATGTGTTGGATCACTTCCGCGATCGCAAGCACCTTTTGTTCATCCAGGTGTTTGACTTCTTCCAACAACCCGATCAATTCCTGCGGAGCGGTGTTTTTGTTGTCGACACCGAATTTCTTGAGCACGCCGACGGCACGATCGAGGTATTCCTTCATCGATCGCATATCCCGAGACGTCGTCTGGGACTGCGGTGCCGAAGGATTCGGGGCGTTTGCTTGGGCTTGATCTGACATGCCGATGAAGTCTCCGGGGATTGATCGCGCGAAAGGTCACTCGAACACGGCGCCGCGCGGTCACTGATTGCCAACCGTTCACGCTTTAGATTAGCGCTTCGAGAGACGACCTGCAATCATACCCTGCCGAGATCAAGATGATTCAATAGAATTGATACGCTAGACACGTAGCCACCGCCTGCGGTGTGTCCGACCGATTCCTTTTCCAGAGAATCTTATCCATGCCTTCGGCACAAGCATCCGCCCGGCAGACCACC
Protein-coding regions in this window:
- a CDS encoding sulfatase, which encodes MAELAVAAQPTNVLFLICDDLNCDIGSYGHPQVKTPNMDRLAQRGVRFENAYCQYPLCGPSRASFMTGMYPDQTLVTRNAIYIREHVPNVKTIAQMFRDANYTATRVGKIFHYNVPLHIGTSGHDDPYSWDYTVNPRGRDRNEHDKITSLVPGSFGGTLSWLAADGDDSEQTDGIAAAEAQRVLKQHAADQTPFFLAVGLFRPHTPYVAPKRYFEMYPIDEIQIPKVPDDYLETIPPAAGKTVAGRKNQWNLDPNLARQAIQAYYASITFADAQLGHVLETLEQTGLDQNTVVVFTSDHGYHMGEHGHYQKLTLFENATRVPLIFAGPGIAKGETSASMAEMVDFYPTLAELTSLQAPASVSGISLAATLADPSKATRTSALSQLNDGFSLRVADYRYTEWGDEAKGGRELYDVRSDPAEMHNLANDAQHADVVNRLSKQLRDRMQSSQTPPKGLKQIRFENVRREKK
- a CDS encoding cell surface protein; protein product: MSDQAQANAPNPSAPQSQTTSRDMRSMKEYLDRAVGVLKKFGVDNKNTAPQELIGLLEEVKHLDEQKVLAIAEVIQHMSSFNQLVRENVESIKIGNRYMDITQMFDSVREDSKRLIMQLDDGKISGTEKVSNWWMKMRRGTPNDRFEQIVETYSEVAKDTKQALKSEEAIMEGYIDFRFALKEAEVLAREILDTHGPILEAAKAGLADSQKALDEYAGDDQGGKSQAELRRDEARFKYEKEDETYQLLKDIAENLEIGYDVGETLITKLKQTHDVKERVYRRAVTFFTTNEHVFTILGTVYTSQHGLHEVTQATEAMKEGVNKGLEDVATLGRELERAALRAGYGSTINPESVQKLVEAISGFQIESLEMIAELRKESEESTKAIRKSVEEGKKRYQETLAKHARGDKLS